A window from Mycolicibacterium tokaiense encodes these proteins:
- a CDS encoding class II aldolase/adducin family protein → MSNDLDLARRAVAEAGRRMTADGLVTGTAGNVSIRVGDLVAVSPSGMDYQAIGPEDVCVVDLAGATVDGPHRPSSETPLHLTVYASTDARAVVHHHGLHSTAVSVALQSLPAVHYYITRLGGPPRVAPYATYGTPELAAAVESALQGRTAALMQNHGAVAYGDTLDQAYDRAHLVEWLAQLYTTAAPLGRVRILSDDELAAVVARREQS, encoded by the coding sequence ATGAGCAACGACCTCGACCTCGCCCGACGCGCGGTGGCCGAGGCAGGACGCCGGATGACCGCCGACGGTCTGGTCACCGGGACCGCAGGCAATGTCAGCATCCGCGTCGGAGACCTGGTAGCCGTGTCCCCCTCGGGAATGGACTACCAGGCCATCGGGCCCGAGGACGTCTGCGTCGTCGACCTGGCCGGCGCCACGGTCGACGGCCCGCACCGACCCTCGTCCGAGACACCACTGCACCTGACCGTCTACGCCAGCACCGATGCCCGTGCCGTGGTACACCACCACGGGCTGCACAGCACTGCTGTTTCGGTTGCGCTGCAGTCACTTCCCGCGGTGCACTACTACATCACGCGGCTGGGCGGCCCCCCGCGCGTCGCGCCGTACGCCACCTACGGCACACCGGAGTTGGCCGCGGCGGTCGAGTCCGCTTTGCAGGGCCGCACCGCGGCGCTGATGCAGAACCACGGTGCGGTCGCCTACGGCGACACGCTCGACCAGGCCTACGACCGCGCGCATCTGGTGGAATGGCTGGCGCAGCTGTACACCACCGCCGCGCCGCTGGGAAGGGTGCGCATCCTCAGCGACGACGAACTGGCGGCGGTTGTCGCCCGACGGGAGCAATCGTGA
- a CDS encoding ABC transporter ATP-binding protein, whose translation MPDITTGAGIEVTGLTKVFKNAVKPAVDAINLDVRPGEFMTLLGPSGSGKTTVLNMIAGFEDVTAGRILLDGQDIAQHPPYKRNLGMVFQDYALFPHMTAAQNVAFPLQRRKIGREETARRVAEALEVVRLGSHGDRLPSQLSGGQQQRVALARAIVFRPRALLLDEPLGALDKRLRDSLQLEIARLHSELGITFVFVTHDQEEALALSDRIAVFRDGRIEQVGTPTQLYETPASHFVATFLGDSNVFSGTVRGGVLDTGSSALRCEGPDGPGTLIVRPERMTIGANGSTAHNRLSGTVSGVVYQGAFRRILVDFDGGPRGMVRDGTDAPTVTTGDRVDVSWDVAHSVLVADHDNTVVTT comes from the coding sequence ATGCCTGACATCACAACCGGAGCCGGCATCGAGGTGACCGGCTTGACCAAGGTTTTCAAGAACGCGGTCAAGCCCGCCGTCGATGCGATCAACCTCGACGTGCGGCCCGGAGAGTTCATGACGCTGCTCGGCCCCAGCGGGTCGGGCAAGACCACGGTGCTGAACATGATCGCCGGATTCGAGGACGTCACGGCGGGCCGGATCCTGCTCGACGGGCAGGACATCGCCCAACACCCGCCGTACAAACGCAACCTCGGCATGGTGTTCCAGGACTACGCGCTGTTTCCACACATGACCGCCGCGCAGAACGTCGCATTCCCGTTGCAGCGCCGCAAGATCGGACGTGAGGAGACTGCCCGCCGGGTGGCCGAGGCGCTCGAGGTGGTGCGCCTGGGATCTCACGGTGACCGGTTGCCCTCCCAGCTCTCCGGCGGCCAGCAGCAGCGGGTGGCGTTGGCGCGGGCGATCGTGTTCCGCCCCCGGGCGCTGCTGCTCGACGAGCCGCTGGGCGCCCTGGACAAGCGGCTGCGCGACTCCCTGCAGCTCGAGATCGCGCGGCTGCATTCGGAACTGGGGATCACCTTCGTCTTCGTCACCCACGACCAGGAAGAGGCGCTGGCGCTCTCGGACCGCATCGCGGTGTTCCGTGACGGGCGCATCGAGCAGGTCGGCACCCCGACCCAGCTCTACGAGACACCGGCTTCCCATTTTGTGGCGACCTTTCTGGGCGATTCGAACGTGTTCTCTGGCACCGTGCGCGGCGGAGTGCTCGACACCGGCAGCTCCGCGCTGCGCTGTGAGGGACCCGACGGGCCCGGCACACTGATTGTGCGCCCCGAACGGATGACCATCGGCGCCAACGGTTCCACTGCGCACAACCGGCTCAGCGGCACCGTGTCCGGAGTGGTGTACCAGGGTGCCTTCCGCCGCATCCTGGTGGACTTCGACGGCGGCCCGCGAGGCATGGTCCGCGACGGGACCGACGCACCGACGGTGACCACCGGCGACCGGGTGGACGTCAGCTGGGACGTCGCGCATTCCGTGCTGGTGGCTGACCACGACAACACCGTCGTGACAACATGA
- a CDS encoding ABC transporter permease: MTGSTTLRRVLTAFAVLIAIWLVVPVLIVIPISFSGENSFAFPPASWGTEHYVTFFTERSWLTSLLVSLQLAVIVTVIATVLGTMAAFAIVRMTRGSGALERFFTAPLIVPGIVIAVALYVVFLQWGLIGTATGFIAAHTVLSLPFVVVNVANVLRTYDRTLDRAAAMLGASPWTTFRVVTLPIIRPGVLSGALFAFVTSFDEVVVSLFVQSPQLQTLPVRMFTSITNEVDPTIAAASTVVLVVSTLVLGMAGLARRTGTTSRSTDNA; encoded by the coding sequence ATGACGGGCAGCACCACCCTGCGCCGGGTGCTCACAGCGTTTGCGGTACTGATCGCCATCTGGCTCGTGGTGCCGGTCCTCATCGTGATCCCGATCAGTTTCTCGGGCGAGAACAGTTTTGCGTTCCCACCGGCGTCCTGGGGCACCGAACACTACGTCACGTTCTTCACCGAGCGCAGTTGGCTGACCTCGCTGTTGGTGTCGCTGCAGCTCGCCGTGATCGTCACCGTGATCGCCACCGTGCTGGGGACCATGGCGGCATTCGCGATCGTTCGGATGACCCGCGGAAGTGGCGCTCTGGAAAGGTTTTTCACCGCCCCACTGATCGTGCCGGGCATCGTGATCGCCGTCGCGCTGTACGTGGTCTTCCTGCAGTGGGGACTGATCGGCACCGCCACGGGATTCATCGCCGCCCACACCGTGCTCTCGCTGCCGTTCGTGGTGGTCAACGTCGCCAACGTGTTGCGCACCTATGACCGCACCCTCGACCGCGCCGCTGCCATGCTCGGTGCCTCGCCGTGGACGACGTTCCGGGTTGTCACGCTGCCGATCATTCGGCCCGGGGTGCTCTCCGGGGCACTGTTCGCCTTCGTCACCTCCTTCGACGAGGTGGTGGTCTCACTGTTCGTGCAGTCACCCCAGCTGCAAACTCTTCCAGTCCGGATGTTCACCTCCATCACCAACGAGGTCGATCCCACCATCGCGGCGGCCTCCACGGTGGTGCTCGTCGTGTCCACCCTGGTGCTGGGAATGGCCGGCCTCGCCCGCCGCACCGGCACCACCAGTAGGAGCACAGACAATGCCTGA
- a CDS encoding ABC transporter permease produces the protein MTRSAMAVTEPARAAATTDPRDGPSAAPEPPASRGNRRTLAALLLAVPAAVWLLLYFVIPSVQLLLTSLTTPEPGLGNYTAIADGAAVSIIVRTLVMAVVVAIVCAVIAYPYAYLMTIATPRWRAILLILVLVPFWTSLLARTFAWVVLLQDGGLVEKAFAALGLGSVQLLGTPVGVTIAMAQVMLPFMVLPLYNTMRGINRRLVDAALSLGAHPVQAFLRVYLPLSFPGLAAGATLVLVLSLGFYVTPALVGSPQQSMLAQYIGVQVNELVNFGGAGALALTLLIVTLLLLAAVQLLTRRRSGSQRSLTTSTFGGTA, from the coding sequence ATGACGAGGAGTGCCATGGCGGTGACCGAGCCGGCTCGCGCGGCCGCGACCACAGACCCCCGCGACGGACCGAGCGCTGCACCGGAACCCCCGGCGTCCCGCGGGAATCGCCGGACCCTTGCCGCCCTGCTGCTCGCCGTCCCCGCCGCAGTGTGGTTGCTGCTCTACTTCGTCATCCCCTCCGTGCAGCTGTTGCTGACTTCGCTCACCACACCGGAGCCCGGACTCGGGAACTACACCGCCATCGCCGACGGCGCCGCGGTCAGCATCATCGTGCGCACGCTGGTGATGGCCGTCGTGGTGGCGATCGTCTGCGCTGTCATCGCCTACCCGTACGCCTACCTGATGACCATCGCCACCCCGCGGTGGCGCGCGATCCTGCTGATCCTGGTCCTGGTACCGTTCTGGACCTCGCTGCTGGCGCGGACATTCGCCTGGGTGGTGCTGCTTCAGGACGGCGGCTTGGTCGAAAAGGCCTTCGCCGCACTCGGATTGGGCTCCGTCCAGCTTCTCGGCACCCCGGTCGGGGTCACTATTGCGATGGCCCAGGTGATGTTGCCCTTCATGGTGTTGCCGCTCTACAACACCATGCGCGGCATCAACCGCCGTCTCGTCGACGCCGCGCTGTCACTGGGCGCCCACCCGGTCCAGGCCTTTCTTCGGGTCTACCTGCCGCTGTCGTTCCCCGGACTCGCCGCGGGCGCAACCCTGGTGCTCGTGCTGTCCCTCGGGTTCTACGTGACGCCCGCGCTCGTCGGGTCACCCCAGCAGTCCATGCTGGCGCAGTACATCGGCGTCCAGGTCAACGAACTGGTGAACTTCGGCGGCGCGGGTGCGCTGGCGTTGACCCTGCTGATCGTGACACTGCTGCTGTTGGCCGCGGTCCAACTGCTCACCCGGCGCCGCAGCGGTTCCCAGCGTTCACTCACCACCAGCACCTTCGGAGGGACGGCATGA
- a CDS encoding extracellular solute-binding protein: MTTITALAGACVVGLTGCVGPLFASSSADSQTVVFANTGGTLAEIFAENAYPDLQSRGMTVAEESPNNEAKLTAMVQGGNPTWDVYYSTPYNAISGCGTLFEELDLDRLDTTGLDTDLLTDCGVPIIGSAMLLVYNKETYGANPPTGWADFFDVERFPGTRGIMNFAKDAGMETALLADGVPGDQLYPLDYDRAFAKLDQIRSSTRFYTTGAQQTQGLESGEIDMMLAWPGRAYDAAAAGADLGVAWDQPLLFFDAITIVKGARNLDGAYDLINALMAQPNQQAIADRLPYQPMNSAAHVSDDPLIREFVNGPQSRGTAVQRDNTWWAENRDEATQRWTEWVNQ; the protein is encoded by the coding sequence TTGACCACCATCACTGCACTGGCCGGCGCATGCGTAGTCGGGCTGACCGGATGCGTCGGGCCGCTGTTCGCGTCGTCGTCCGCCGACTCCCAGACCGTGGTCTTCGCCAATACCGGCGGAACGCTCGCCGAGATCTTCGCCGAGAACGCCTATCCCGACTTGCAGTCGCGGGGGATGACGGTGGCCGAGGAGTCGCCCAACAACGAGGCCAAGCTGACGGCGATGGTGCAGGGCGGTAACCCGACCTGGGACGTCTACTACTCCACTCCCTACAACGCGATATCCGGGTGCGGCACCCTGTTCGAGGAACTCGATCTCGACCGGCTCGACACCACGGGCCTGGACACGGACCTGCTGACCGACTGCGGGGTGCCGATCATCGGATCGGCGATGCTGCTGGTCTACAACAAAGAGACCTACGGCGCCAATCCGCCCACCGGGTGGGCCGATTTCTTTGATGTCGAGAGGTTCCCCGGCACCCGCGGCATCATGAACTTCGCCAAGGACGCCGGCATGGAGACCGCGCTGCTGGCCGACGGGGTGCCCGGCGACCAGCTCTACCCACTCGACTACGACCGTGCTTTCGCCAAGCTCGACCAGATCCGTTCGTCCACCCGGTTCTACACCACCGGCGCGCAGCAGACCCAGGGTCTGGAGTCCGGCGAGATCGACATGATGCTGGCGTGGCCCGGACGGGCCTACGACGCCGCGGCCGCCGGCGCCGACCTGGGCGTCGCATGGGATCAGCCGCTGCTGTTCTTCGACGCGATCACCATCGTCAAGGGCGCGCGCAACCTCGACGGCGCCTATGACCTCATCAATGCACTGATGGCGCAACCCAATCAGCAGGCGATCGCCGACCGGTTGCCCTACCAGCCGATGAACTCGGCCGCCCACGTCTCCGACGACCCGTTGATCCGCGAATTCGTCAACGGCCCGCAGTCACGCGGCACCGCGGTGCAGCGGGACAACACCTGGTGGGCCGAGAATCGCGATGAAGCCACCCAGAGGTGGACCGAGTGGGTGAACCAGTGA
- a CDS encoding N,N-dimethylformamidase beta subunit family domain-containing protein — MGEPVRLVGYADSLSVRAGADVSFAVSSEHPRVQAEIVRLRRGGGPRHGMELLEERIESDVTALVPGRVQTTVSGSFIEATLEAALDEVGLALWFKPTATTAHPRPLCTVGTVSVTIAEDGCTVSADGREVVRVSAGVVDGQWHHLSVHVHRTGAVTVDLRRPDGTTVSGQGHTNPPRVTGVIRIGSAGDSGVPTFNGVVARPVVAGSWSGDVGSHLARGADPLAVLDPAHTSVLDLATNPGGTRVPDRGRLTAGGVVQHLPARGVPGPFWTGRERDFRLAPEEFDGIHLHDDDLADAGWSPDVTWSVPATLPSGVYALKLSAGDDADRIPVVVTPAVHRSPVLVVLPTWTYLAYANWRTYAEYEAERLQIYGEARGVDDRDRWLARHPEFGRSLYDVHSDGSGCFYASTRRPMVNIRPDYYTPTTRGFRHFAQDLLLLHWLDARGEDYAVVTDDEIDRDGTDLLSHYRVVLTGSHPEYCSEAMLNAYVSFTDNGGRLMYLGGNGFYQVTARHPEIPDAIEIRRGHAGVATWVSAPGEEHLSATGEPGGLWRMRGRAPNRLVGVGFTAQGFDKGHGYRRSTRSTESDVSWVFAGVGADAGEVFGDAGPGLGGAAADEFDRADTALGTPAHAAVLASSVGHSERIGLAPEEVDHGYAAPPPGVHPNIRSDLVLFGNSSGGAVFSVGSIGWTTAMAHHDGDNAVSRLTANVLDRFRDQQGFVAPHP; from the coding sequence GTGGGTGAACCAGTGAGGCTGGTCGGCTACGCAGACAGCCTGTCGGTCCGCGCCGGCGCCGATGTGAGCTTCGCGGTGTCGTCCGAACATCCGCGCGTACAGGCCGAAATCGTCCGGCTGCGCCGCGGCGGTGGTCCCCGGCACGGGATGGAGTTGCTCGAGGAGCGCATCGAATCCGACGTGACCGCTCTGGTGCCCGGACGGGTACAGACCACCGTCTCCGGCTCGTTCATCGAGGCGACGCTGGAGGCTGCCCTCGATGAGGTCGGGCTCGCGCTGTGGTTCAAGCCCACCGCCACCACGGCGCACCCGCGACCGCTGTGCACCGTGGGCACCGTGAGCGTCACCATCGCCGAGGATGGCTGCACGGTCAGCGCGGACGGCCGTGAGGTCGTGCGCGTGTCCGCCGGCGTCGTCGATGGTCAGTGGCACCACCTCAGCGTTCACGTGCACCGGACGGGTGCGGTGACGGTGGATCTGCGCCGGCCCGATGGCACCACAGTGTCAGGGCAGGGACATACGAATCCCCCTCGGGTCACAGGTGTCATCCGGATCGGGAGCGCGGGGGACTCGGGTGTGCCCACGTTCAACGGCGTGGTCGCCCGGCCGGTGGTCGCAGGTTCGTGGAGCGGCGACGTCGGCTCCCACCTGGCGCGGGGCGCCGATCCGCTGGCGGTGCTGGACCCCGCCCACACCAGTGTGCTCGACCTCGCGACCAACCCCGGCGGAACCCGGGTGCCCGACCGGGGCCGGCTCACCGCCGGCGGCGTGGTCCAGCATCTCCCGGCGCGCGGCGTCCCTGGTCCGTTCTGGACCGGTCGGGAGCGCGACTTCCGGCTCGCGCCAGAGGAATTCGACGGTATTCACCTGCACGACGATGATCTGGCCGACGCCGGGTGGTCGCCGGATGTCACCTGGTCGGTGCCGGCCACCCTGCCCAGCGGGGTGTACGCGCTGAAGCTGAGTGCCGGCGACGACGCCGACCGCATCCCCGTGGTGGTGACACCCGCGGTGCACCGGTCGCCGGTACTGGTGGTCCTGCCCACCTGGACCTATCTCGCCTATGCGAACTGGCGCACGTACGCCGAGTACGAGGCCGAACGCCTGCAGATCTACGGCGAAGCCCGCGGCGTCGATGACCGCGACCGTTGGCTGGCGCGGCATCCGGAGTTCGGGCGGTCGCTCTACGACGTCCACAGCGACGGCAGCGGATGCTTCTACGCAAGTACCCGACGCCCCATGGTGAACATCCGGCCGGACTACTACACGCCGACCACGCGCGGCTTCCGCCATTTTGCGCAGGATCTTCTGCTGCTGCACTGGCTCGACGCGCGCGGCGAGGACTACGCGGTGGTCACCGACGACGAAATCGACCGGGACGGAACGGACCTGCTGTCGCACTACCGGGTGGTCCTCACCGGAAGTCATCCCGAGTACTGCTCGGAGGCGATGTTGAACGCCTACGTCTCCTTCACCGACAACGGTGGGCGCCTGATGTATCTGGGGGGCAACGGTTTCTACCAGGTGACAGCACGCCACCCGGAGATCCCGGACGCCATCGAGATCCGCCGCGGCCACGCGGGAGTGGCGACCTGGGTATCGGCTCCCGGTGAGGAACACCTGTCGGCCACCGGCGAACCGGGAGGATTGTGGCGGATGCGCGGACGGGCGCCGAACCGGCTCGTCGGGGTGGGGTTCACCGCGCAGGGCTTCGACAAGGGGCACGGGTACCGCCGCAGCACACGCAGCACCGAATCCGATGTGTCCTGGGTGTTCGCCGGAGTCGGTGCCGACGCCGGCGAGGTGTTCGGCGACGCCGGGCCGGGGTTGGGAGGCGCGGCGGCCGACGAGTTCGACCGGGCCGACACCGCACTCGGCACACCGGCGCACGCGGCGGTGCTCGCATCGTCGGTGGGGCACTCCGAACGGATCGGGTTGGCACCCGAAGAGGTGGATCACGGGTACGCCGCCCCTCCACCCGGGGTGCATCCCAACATCCGCTCCGACCTCGTCCTGTTCGGCAACTCTTCTGGGGGAGCTGTGTTCTCCGTCGGTTCCATCGGCTGGACCACCGCCATGGCACATCACGACGGCGACAACGCAGTCTCCCGGCTCACTGCCAACGTCCTGGATCGCTTCCGCGATCAGCAGGGTTTCGTGGCTCCCCATCCGTGA
- a CDS encoding transketolase — translation MTEIPTAVLEDRARFIRTETLRLTRIAGAGHYSAVFSCAEIFAALYYDELRLDPSRPDWADRDRFVLGKGHAAIGLYPVLAHLGYFDPAELDSYTRLGSAFGDHPDMKRIPGIDFSSGSLGHGLSVGVGMAWAARHAGRDNRTWVMLGDAELAEGQIWEAAMSAAHFRLGNLVAIVDNNQLGIDGRVDDIMRTEPIDARFEAFGWQTHRVDGHDLEALRATFAELAPRGGDRPQLIVADTIKGKGVARMELSPDWHVGNLVGADYDDVMEELTR, via the coding sequence ATGACTGAGATCCCCACCGCGGTGCTCGAAGATCGCGCCCGCTTCATCCGTACCGAAACACTGCGCCTGACCCGCATCGCCGGCGCAGGTCACTACAGCGCGGTGTTCTCCTGCGCCGAGATCTTCGCCGCGCTCTACTACGACGAACTGCGCCTTGACCCCAGCCGGCCCGACTGGGCGGACCGCGACCGGTTCGTTCTCGGCAAAGGGCATGCCGCCATCGGGCTGTACCCCGTGCTCGCGCATCTGGGCTACTTCGATCCGGCCGAGTTGGACAGCTACACCCGGCTGGGCAGCGCGTTCGGCGACCACCCCGACATGAAACGTATCCCCGGGATCGATTTCTCCTCCGGATCGCTCGGGCACGGACTGTCGGTCGGAGTCGGAATGGCCTGGGCCGCCAGGCATGCCGGCAGGGACAACCGCACGTGGGTGATGCTCGGTGATGCGGAGCTGGCCGAAGGGCAGATCTGGGAGGCCGCGATGTCGGCCGCCCACTTCCGGCTCGGCAATCTCGTTGCGATCGTCGACAACAATCAGCTGGGCATCGACGGCCGCGTCGACGACATCATGCGCACCGAACCGATCGACGCCCGCTTCGAGGCGTTCGGCTGGCAGACCCACCGTGTCGACGGCCACGATCTCGAGGCTCTGCGCGCCACATTCGCGGAGCTCGCCCCGCGCGGCGGTGACCGCCCGCAGCTCATCGTGGCCGACACCATCAAGGGCAAAGGCGTTGCCCGAATGGAACTCAGCCCCGACTGGCACGTCGGCAACCTCGTCGGCGCCGACTACGACGATGTGATGGAGGAGCTGACCCGATGA
- a CDS encoding transketolase family protein — protein sequence MSSTETQDQSEIFNGTASVGFKDARSADGTDVRAIPAFVFGEELAVLAESDPRIVVLTADLGRSNRATDFAVHFPDRFVNVGIAEKNMVTMAAGMAAEGLIPFAATFGSFAALLCAEQIRTDCAYPGLPVRVVGHHSGMSMGFYGTSHHSLEDLAMMRSIADLTVVCATDANHLRSLLRVSLDHPGAMYLRLGRGRDPEVYDRPPALTLGRAETLRQGSDLTLIATGSTVHPSLDAAQRLSEQGVSVRVVDMWTVAPLDRDAVRDACRQTPAVLTVEEANLAGGLGSAVAECIADEGLSTRFRRHGVPDEHVPVGPPAALYAHYRLDGAGIADVARELLDQDRTHP from the coding sequence ATGAGCTCGACAGAGACCCAGGACCAGTCGGAGATCTTCAACGGGACCGCTTCGGTCGGGTTCAAGGACGCACGCTCGGCCGACGGCACCGACGTGCGGGCCATCCCGGCGTTCGTCTTCGGTGAGGAACTCGCCGTGCTGGCCGAGTCCGACCCGCGAATCGTGGTCCTGACCGCTGATCTCGGGAGATCCAACAGGGCAACGGATTTCGCCGTGCACTTCCCCGACCGTTTCGTCAACGTGGGCATCGCCGAGAAGAACATGGTGACGATGGCCGCGGGCATGGCGGCCGAGGGGCTGATCCCGTTCGCGGCGACCTTCGGCTCGTTCGCCGCGCTGCTGTGCGCAGAACAGATCCGCACAGACTGCGCCTATCCCGGGCTGCCGGTGCGGGTGGTCGGTCACCACTCCGGGATGTCGATGGGCTTCTACGGCACCAGCCACCACAGCCTCGAGGATCTGGCCATGATGCGCAGCATCGCCGATCTCACCGTGGTGTGCGCCACTGATGCCAACCATCTGCGCAGCCTGCTGCGCGTGTCGCTGGACCATCCGGGAGCGATGTACCTGCGGCTGGGCCGCGGCCGCGATCCCGAGGTCTATGACCGGCCCCCCGCGCTGACGCTGGGCCGGGCCGAGACTCTGCGGCAGGGATCCGATCTCACGCTGATCGCCACCGGTTCCACCGTCCACCCCAGTCTTGATGCTGCGCAGCGCCTTTCGGAGCAGGGGGTGTCGGTGCGGGTGGTGGACATGTGGACGGTGGCGCCGTTGGATCGGGATGCTGTGCGCGACGCCTGCAGGCAGACCCCGGCGGTGCTGACGGTCGAAGAGGCCAACCTCGCCGGCGGTCTGGGCTCCGCCGTGGCTGAATGTATTGCCGACGAGGGACTCTCGACACGCTTCCGTCGTCATGGTGTCCCCGACGAACACGTCCCGGTGGGTCCGCCCGCCGCCCTCTACGCCCACTACCGGCTCGACGGCGCGGGCATCGCCGACGTGGCACGCGAGCTCCTCGACCAGGACAGGACCCACCCATGA
- a CDS encoding aminotransferase class III-fold pyridoxal phosphate-dependent enzyme has protein sequence MTSTRQALGEQESALRGRAGRVIPGGMYGHMNVAAFSDTHPQFMRSGNGARVVDADGREYLDLMCSWGPMILGHNHPGVNAAIVDQLGRGDCLDGTSPLAVEYAELLVDTIPAANWALFCKNGTDAVTTCVTTARAATGKRKVLVAQGAYHGAVPWCALRGEGIVASDQEHLIHYEYNDLASAVTAAEEAGEDLAAILVCPMRHDIKRDQEMVDIEFARGLRALADRTGAVLVLDDVRCTHRLDLGGSWEPIGVRPDLAAYSKPLANGQPLGAVTGSDALREAVRSIYVTGSFWTGALPLAAALATLTELRKGEALPIMERAGRRLRDGLAAQAASHGFVVNQTGPVQMPMLSFADDPDFRLARAWAEAAATRGVYLHPWHNWFLSAAHTDDVIDAILARTDDAFADVV, from the coding sequence ATGACCTCCACACGCCAGGCTCTCGGCGAACAAGAATCGGCCCTGCGGGGCCGGGCCGGCCGGGTGATCCCCGGGGGGATGTACGGCCACATGAACGTGGCAGCCTTCAGCGACACCCACCCGCAGTTCATGCGGTCCGGGAACGGTGCGCGGGTCGTCGATGCCGACGGCCGCGAATACCTCGACCTCATGTGCAGCTGGGGACCGATGATCCTCGGACACAACCATCCTGGGGTGAACGCAGCCATCGTCGACCAACTCGGCCGCGGAGACTGCCTAGACGGCACCAGCCCGTTGGCGGTCGAGTACGCCGAACTCCTGGTGGACACCATCCCGGCGGCGAACTGGGCGCTGTTCTGCAAGAACGGCACCGACGCGGTGACCACCTGCGTGACCACTGCACGTGCGGCCACGGGGAAGCGCAAGGTGTTGGTGGCCCAGGGCGCCTACCACGGCGCGGTGCCCTGGTGCGCGCTGCGCGGTGAGGGGATCGTGGCCTCCGATCAGGAGCACCTGATCCACTACGAGTACAACGACCTGGCGTCGGCGGTCACCGCGGCCGAGGAGGCAGGCGAGGATCTCGCCGCAATCCTGGTGTGCCCGATGCGCCACGACATCAAGCGCGACCAGGAGATGGTCGACATCGAATTCGCACGCGGGTTGCGCGCGCTGGCCGATCGCACCGGTGCGGTCCTGGTGCTCGACGACGTGCGCTGCACCCACCGGTTGGATCTCGGTGGCAGTTGGGAGCCGATCGGGGTGCGGCCGGATCTGGCGGCGTATTCGAAGCCGCTGGCGAACGGGCAGCCGCTGGGTGCCGTCACCGGTTCGGACGCGCTGCGCGAGGCCGTGCGCTCGATCTACGTCACCGGGTCGTTCTGGACCGGGGCGCTGCCGCTGGCCGCGGCGCTGGCCACGCTGACCGAGCTGCGCAAGGGTGAGGCGCTGCCGATCATGGAGCGCGCCGGCCGGCGCCTGCGTGACGGCCTGGCGGCGCAGGCCGCGTCGCACGGCTTCGTGGTGAACCAGACCGGGCCGGTGCAGATGCCGATGCTGTCTTTCGCCGATGACCCCGACTTCCGGTTGGCTCGCGCGTGGGCCGAGGCCGCCGCGACCCGAGGGGTGTACCTGCACCCGTGGCATAACTGGTTCCTGTCGGCCGCGCACACCGACGACGTCATCGACGCGATCCTCGCCCGCACCGACGACGCGTTCGCAGACGTGGTGTAA